A stretch of the Symmachiella macrocystis genome encodes the following:
- a CDS encoding lysophospholipid acyltransferase family protein: MNHFLRALFFLIVVRPIMLIILGMNVRHAERLPRSGPAVIVANHNSHLDALALMTLYSTRELRHVQPVAAADYFFRNRLLKWFATQIIGIIPLQRQVKNARRDPLAPINEAIEKNQIVILFPEGTRGEPEQIETFKTGVAHIAKRHPDVDVVPIFMHGFGKALPRGEALLVPFFCDVFVGDSFRWTGERSSFMDEMTGRIESLAGEMPAQSW, translated from the coding sequence ATGAATCATTTCTTGCGCGCGTTGTTTTTCTTGATCGTGGTCCGGCCGATCATGCTGATTATTTTGGGCATGAACGTGCGGCATGCGGAGCGGTTGCCGCGGTCGGGGCCGGCGGTGATTGTGGCGAATCACAATAGCCATCTCGACGCATTGGCATTGATGACGTTGTATAGCACGCGGGAGTTGCGGCACGTGCAGCCGGTGGCGGCGGCGGATTACTTTTTTCGTAACCGCTTGCTGAAATGGTTCGCGACCCAGATCATCGGCATCATTCCGCTACAGCGGCAGGTCAAAAACGCGCGGCGCGATCCGTTGGCGCCGATTAACGAGGCGATTGAGAAGAATCAAATCGTGATTCTATTTCCCGAAGGGACCCGCGGCGAACCGGAGCAGATCGAGACCTTCAAAACAGGCGTCGCCCACATTGCCAAACGGCATCCGGATGTGGATGTGGTGCCGATTTTTATGCACGGTTTTGGCAAGGCCCTGCCGCGCGGCGAAGCGCTGCTTGTGCCGTTCTTCTGCGATGTGTTTGTGGGGGATTCGTTTCGCTGGACGGGCGAGCGGAGTTCCTTCATGGACGAAATGACCGGCCGCATCGAATCTCTAGCCGGCGAAATGCCCGCGCAGAGTTGGTAG
- a CDS encoding phosphatidate cytidylyltransferase — translation MHLFDHLTPEVRVALGGILGILVASSVLVFAVCKFRPQRDHSELVKRTRTWWIIAGLFGISLALPEWGFLCFLGFVSFLALKEYLSLIPTRRADRRVLFWAYLSIPLQFYWVHLSWYGMFIIFIPVYLFLLIPTRMVFAGRTEGFLRSAGVVHWGLMTTVFSLSHAAYLLVLKPVDTGRAVPDWPTVESALQPGPGLLIFLVVLTQLGDVAQFVWGKSLGRHKIAPNVSPGKTVEGFLGGVATTVVLAWLIGPRLTLMDAKWSLLAGLLIGVAGFLGDLSISAIKRDLGVKDSGSILPGHGGILDRADSLTYTAPLFFHFVYHLYF, via the coding sequence ATGCACCTGTTCGATCATCTTACGCCCGAAGTTCGTGTCGCGCTCGGTGGAATTTTGGGGATCTTGGTTGCCTCTTCGGTGTTGGTCTTTGCCGTTTGCAAATTCCGGCCGCAGCGCGATCACAGCGAATTGGTCAAGCGGACGCGGACGTGGTGGATCATTGCCGGGCTGTTCGGCATTTCGCTGGCGCTGCCCGAATGGGGGTTTCTGTGTTTCCTGGGCTTTGTCAGTTTTCTGGCACTCAAGGAATATCTGTCGCTGATTCCGACTCGCCGCGCCGATCGCCGCGTGCTGTTTTGGGCCTACTTGAGTATCCCGCTGCAATTCTATTGGGTACATCTGTCGTGGTACGGGATGTTTATCATCTTCATTCCGGTGTACCTATTTTTGTTGATTCCCACCCGCATGGTCTTCGCCGGCCGCACCGAGGGATTTTTGCGGTCGGCGGGAGTCGTGCATTGGGGGTTGATGACGACCGTCTTCAGCCTGTCGCACGCGGCCTATTTGTTGGTGCTCAAACCAGTGGATACGGGGCGTGCAGTGCCGGATTGGCCAACGGTGGAATCGGCGCTGCAACCGGGGCCGGGATTGTTGATCTTTTTGGTGGTGCTGACTCAGCTAGGCGATGTCGCACAGTTCGTTTGGGGCAAGTCATTGGGCCGGCACAAGATCGCTCCCAATGTCAGTCCCGGCAAAACGGTCGAGGGCTTTTTAGGAGGCGTAGCGACGACGGTCGTGTTGGCTTGGTTGATCGGCCCGCGGTTAACATTGATGGATGCCAAGTGGTCGTTGCTGGCCGGTCTGTTGATCGGCGTCGCCGGGTTTCTTGGAGACCTTTCCATTTCGGCAATCAAACGCGATTTGGGCGTGAAGGATTCCGGCAGCATTCTTCCCGGCCACGGCGGTATTTTGGATCGAGCAGACAGTTTGACGTATACCGCTCCGTTGTTTTTTCACTTCGTGTATCATCTTTATTTTTGA
- a CDS encoding leucine-rich repeat domain-containing protein — MTDESSKRRRMRIRLLLLFAILLFVVCAPCFMGCPWIGRHIYCNPLTVAIIEQLGGSVEGIQISDRPCQEVVTIKLDNTAFNNAEMHRLRNLTYLERLSLNNTPVTDDGLANLQQLTELKSLALSDTQVTSAGLDHIKGLNNLISLHLSQTLLDDGGLQNLRELKKLRILSLSNTQVGDAGLENLESLTDLHQLWLDDTKVGDTRLVHLRGLTKLVFLQLNNTGVGDAGLERLRGLTNMWSLLLHNNQITDKGLDALTQMNELRYLRLDGNQVTEVGIENLQRALPGCQIYWKSPPRFPITPPAPPSTH, encoded by the coding sequence ATGACGGATGAATCCTCAAAACGTCGACGCATGCGAATTCGTTTGTTGTTGCTATTTGCCATTTTATTGTTTGTCGTTTGCGCGCCGTGCTTTATGGGTTGTCCGTGGATTGGACGACATATTTATTGCAACCCGCTGACCGTCGCCATAATTGAGCAGTTGGGGGGATCCGTCGAAGGAATCCAAATCAGTGACCGTCCCTGCCAAGAAGTAGTAACAATCAAGCTCGACAATACGGCGTTTAATAATGCGGAAATGCATCGACTTCGAAATTTAACGTACCTTGAGAGACTATCGCTCAATAACACTCCGGTAACGGATGATGGCTTAGCAAATCTCCAACAACTCACAGAGCTAAAGTCACTCGCACTTTCCGACACGCAAGTTACCAGTGCAGGATTGGACCACATCAAGGGTTTGAACAATTTGATATCTCTTCATCTGAGCCAGACGCTCCTTGATGATGGCGGATTGCAAAACCTTCGTGAATTGAAAAAACTGCGAATTTTATCGCTCAGTAATACTCAGGTAGGTGATGCGGGGCTGGAGAACCTTGAATCGTTGACAGACCTCCATCAGTTGTGGCTCGACGATACTAAAGTTGGCGACACAAGACTGGTCCACCTCCGAGGGCTAACGAAGCTCGTTTTTCTTCAGTTGAATAATACGGGTGTCGGTGATGCAGGTTTAGAACGACTGAGAGGACTGACAAATATGTGGTCATTGCTCCTTCACAATAATCAAATCACCGACAAAGGTTTGGACGCTCTTACGCAGATGAACGAGCTTCGATATCTTCGACTCGATGGCAATCAAGTCACCGAAGTTGGAATTGAGAATTTGCAGCGAGCTCTTCCTGGTTGTCAAATTTATTGGAAGTCGCCACCTCGTTTTCCAATCACCCCTCCCGCACCGCCATCGACACACTAA
- a CDS encoding bifunctional alpha/beta hydrolase/class I SAM-dependent methyltransferase, translated as MATLLAEIENSSTQLPATRIASEHCFTTSDGTELFYRAWAPQGRSSQAVLLFHRGHEHSGRWQDVVDRIGMEETWFFAFDARGHGRSPGERGDAESFGRMVRDADEFVRHLSATHGIAIADMAVVGQSVGAVLAAAWVHDYAPPIRAMVLATPALRIKLYVPGAITGLRLWQKLKPKSFVSSYVKPRMLTHDQEQAQLYADDALVTPQIATNILLDVHDTSTRLIEDAGAIVAPTLLLSSGADYVVESKPQQQFFDRLGSAVKEREVNPSFYHSTFWEKERALPIARTREFIERQFEDPAPAASLLEADKSGYSKSICDDLEQPLSLLSPKRWAYALQKLGMNTGGRLSRGVRIGWRTGFDSGESLDHVYRNRAEGTTFVGRMIDRAYLDSPGWRGIRQRKVHMLELLNRAIARTAQRGEAVRLLDIAAGPGRYVLEAIQRHADVEMSAVLCDRDTGGLDWGRALAKSMGITSVDYRQSDAFDAEAIAAHTPQPNIAVVSGLYELFPDNGPIRESLRGLAAAVPAGGLLLYTNQPWHPQQEMIARVLPNRDGDPWVMRCRTQVEMDQLVAAAGFRKLETLVDDEGIFSVSMAVREG; from the coding sequence ATGGCGACTCTGCTTGCTGAAATCGAAAACTCATCCACGCAACTTCCGGCAACCCGCATTGCGTCGGAACATTGTTTCACGACCAGTGACGGCACTGAGTTGTTTTATCGTGCATGGGCGCCGCAAGGGCGATCCTCACAAGCGGTGCTGCTGTTTCATCGGGGGCATGAACATTCGGGCCGTTGGCAGGATGTTGTCGACCGCATAGGGATGGAGGAGACCTGGTTTTTTGCCTTCGATGCGCGCGGTCATGGGCGTTCGCCCGGCGAACGAGGTGATGCCGAAAGTTTCGGACGCATGGTTCGCGATGCCGATGAATTTGTTCGGCATCTTTCCGCAACGCATGGGATCGCCATCGCCGACATGGCCGTTGTCGGACAAAGCGTGGGCGCCGTGTTGGCTGCCGCTTGGGTGCATGATTACGCGCCACCCATTCGTGCCATGGTACTCGCGACGCCGGCGCTGCGGATTAAACTTTATGTCCCTGGTGCCATCACTGGCTTGCGGTTGTGGCAGAAGTTAAAGCCCAAGTCGTTCGTTAGCAGTTACGTCAAACCGCGAATGCTGACGCACGATCAAGAACAAGCACAATTGTATGCCGACGACGCGTTGGTCACGCCACAGATCGCCACGAATATTCTGTTGGATGTGCATGATACGTCCACGCGGTTGATCGAAGACGCCGGCGCGATTGTGGCGCCGACGTTGTTACTGTCGTCCGGTGCCGACTATGTGGTGGAATCCAAACCACAACAGCAGTTTTTCGATCGGCTCGGGTCCGCCGTCAAAGAGAGGGAGGTGAATCCGTCGTTTTACCACTCCACATTTTGGGAAAAAGAACGCGCCCTGCCGATCGCACGGACGCGGGAATTTATTGAGCGACAATTCGAAGATCCGGCACCGGCAGCGTCATTATTGGAGGCGGACAAGTCGGGTTATTCGAAGTCGATCTGCGACGACTTGGAGCAACCGCTTTCGCTGCTGTCCCCCAAACGGTGGGCGTATGCACTGCAAAAATTGGGCATGAATACCGGTGGACGATTGAGTCGCGGGGTGCGTATTGGTTGGCGGACTGGTTTTGATTCCGGGGAATCGTTGGACCATGTTTATCGCAATCGGGCGGAAGGGACGACGTTTGTTGGCCGGATGATTGACCGGGCTTATCTGGATTCTCCCGGTTGGCGGGGAATTCGGCAGCGCAAGGTGCATATGCTTGAGCTGTTGAATCGCGCCATCGCGCGAACGGCCCAACGCGGTGAAGCGGTGCGGTTGCTCGATATCGCCGCTGGACCGGGACGGTATGTCTTGGAAGCGATCCAGCGGCATGCGGACGTCGAAATGTCTGCCGTATTGTGCGATCGCGACACCGGCGGTTTGGATTGGGGCCGTGCATTGGCGAAATCGATGGGCATCACGTCGGTCGATTATCGCCAAAGCGACGCGTTTGATGCGGAAGCAATCGCCGCACACACGCCGCAGCCGAATATCGCTGTGGTCAGCGGGCTGTACGAATTGTTTCCCGATAACGGTCCAATTCGCGAGTCACTCCGCGGTCTGGCAGCTGCGGTCCCCGCTGGCGGATTGTTGCTGTACACCAATCAGCCGTGGCATCCCCAGCAGGAAATGATCGCCCGCGTGTTACCCAACCGCGACGGCGACCCCTGGGTGATGCGCTGCCGCACGCAGGTGGAGATGGATCAGTTGGTGGCGGCGGCGGGATTTCGCAAGTTGGAGACGCTGGTGGATGACGAAGGGATATTTAGTGTGTCGATGGCGGTGCGGGAGGGGTGA
- a CDS encoding CDP-alcohol phosphatidyltransferase family protein, which produces MPSIYDLKPRFQALLRPITRGLAAAGVTANQVTVAAAVLSIAVGACIALYPERRWPLLLVPPFLFVRMALNAVDGMLAREHGMKSPLGAILNELGDVIADAALYLPFALVPGVHPVLVVLVVIEGIISEMTGVVAVQIGSERRYDGPLGKSDRAFLFGFIGLLLGCGVETGRWLDGLLVVAIVLLMLTIVNRARRGLAEVRAASSENVVNSPNSA; this is translated from the coding sequence ATGCCGAGCATTTACGATTTGAAGCCGCGGTTCCAAGCGCTGTTGCGACCGATCACACGCGGATTAGCGGCGGCGGGCGTGACGGCCAATCAGGTCACCGTGGCTGCGGCCGTGTTGTCGATTGCGGTTGGGGCTTGTATTGCGCTCTACCCAGAACGACGGTGGCCGCTGCTGCTGGTTCCGCCGTTTTTATTCGTGCGGATGGCGCTCAATGCGGTTGACGGCATGTTGGCTCGCGAACACGGCATGAAATCGCCGCTGGGGGCGATCCTGAATGAATTGGGGGATGTGATTGCCGATGCTGCGCTGTATCTGCCATTTGCGCTGGTACCAGGTGTGCACCCGGTGTTGGTGGTGTTGGTGGTGATTGAAGGCATTATCAGCGAGATGACCGGCGTGGTTGCGGTGCAAATCGGGAGCGAGCGGCGCTATGACGGTCCCTTGGGGAAGAGTGATCGTGCGTTTTTGTTTGGCTTCATTGGCTTATTGCTCGGTTGTGGGGTCGAGACCGGGCGGTGGTTGGACGGCTTGCTCGTCGTCGCAATTGTTCTGTTAATGCTAACGATCGTGAACCGCGCCCGGCGTGGTTTAGCGGAAGTACGGGCGGCATCGTCTGAAAATGTAGTGAATTCTCCAAATTCCGCGTGA
- a CDS encoding phosphatase PAP2/dual specificity phosphatase family protein — translation MSWKQPALTSAGLSLLFMLVYSATNYISSLRSDVGTWYYDWEQIIPFVPAMIIPYMSIDLFFVAAPFLCRDRVELRILSRRILLAILLAGGCFLLFPLQLAVERPPVSGMLGELFNQFRQFDLPYNLCPSLHIALRTILAVHYARHTHGAVRWASNFWFSLIGLSTLLTYQHHIVDVAGGFVLAAVCFYLVRSTPFRLPVEQNMAVGRRYACGAIALAVVGIGIGSWGLWLLWPAVSAGLVAAGYFGIGPGIFDKRDGQLPFCSQLILAPVFFGQYLSWLHYRQECRPWDTVTEQLRIGRRLADHEAAEAIRAGVTAVVDLTVAFSEPSEFQRLDYLALPVLDLTAPTPEQLDTAVQFIELHSQRGVVYVHCNIGYSRSAAVVGAYLLHTGMARHADEAMAQLRAARPTIVIRPEAEAAIRRYHRERCGR, via the coding sequence ATGTCATGGAAACAACCAGCGCTCACCTCCGCAGGGTTGTCACTATTATTCATGTTGGTTTACTCAGCAACAAACTACATCTCATCGCTCCGCAGTGACGTGGGAACGTGGTACTACGACTGGGAACAGATCATTCCATTCGTCCCGGCGATGATCATTCCCTATATGTCGATCGACCTGTTTTTCGTCGCTGCTCCATTTCTCTGCCGTGATCGTGTGGAACTGCGAATCTTGTCACGGCGAATCTTGCTGGCCATTCTCTTAGCAGGTGGTTGTTTTTTGCTGTTTCCTCTGCAATTGGCCGTCGAACGTCCGCCGGTATCGGGGATGCTGGGAGAGTTATTCAATCAATTTCGCCAATTCGACCTCCCGTACAACCTCTGCCCGTCGCTGCACATCGCGCTGCGGACGATTCTAGCCGTGCATTACGCACGGCACACCCACGGAGCAGTCCGCTGGGCATCCAACTTTTGGTTTAGTTTGATTGGCCTATCGACGTTGCTGACCTATCAACACCATATCGTCGACGTTGCCGGCGGTTTCGTATTAGCCGCAGTCTGCTTCTACCTCGTCCGTTCGACGCCGTTCCGATTACCGGTCGAGCAGAACATGGCTGTCGGACGACGGTATGCCTGCGGCGCAATCGCTTTGGCCGTTGTCGGGATCGGCATCGGTTCCTGGGGGCTCTGGTTATTGTGGCCGGCCGTTTCGGCGGGATTGGTCGCTGCGGGGTATTTCGGCATCGGACCAGGAATTTTCGACAAACGCGACGGGCAACTGCCATTCTGTTCGCAGCTCATCCTGGCTCCGGTGTTTTTCGGGCAGTACTTATCGTGGTTACATTACCGCCAAGAATGCCGCCCGTGGGATACCGTAACCGAACAGCTTCGGATTGGCAGACGTTTGGCGGACCATGAAGCCGCAGAGGCGATTCGCGCTGGCGTCACCGCTGTTGTCGACCTGACCGTTGCATTCTCCGAACCAAGTGAATTTCAACGGCTGGATTACTTGGCCCTGCCAGTCTTAGATTTGACCGCTCCTACGCCGGAGCAACTCGATACGGCGGTTCAATTCATCGAATTGCATTCACAGCGCGGAGTGGTTTACGTGCATTGCAATATCGGCTATTCCCGCAGCGCCGCCGTGGTGGGTGCTTACCTGCTACACACCGGCATGGCCCGTCACGCAGATGAGGCAATGGCGCAGTTACGTGCGGCGCGACCGACAATCGTAATCCGCCCTGAAGCAGAGGCGGCAATTCGTCGCTATCACAGGGAAAGGTGCGGGCGATAG
- a CDS encoding Gfo/Idh/MocA family protein: protein MPAPIRFGIIGAGAVSDYHHVPGIKIDPRAELVAICDPNADLMQQRQTDWGPTRCTTDYKELAADPDVDAVIIATPNFTHKEIALACIAGGKHVMCEKPLGLNFAESLEMYQAARDQGVRHMTAFTYRFAPSMRYLKHLVATGALGVPRHFRSQRFLDLPETSWGWRQSKKLAGAGDLFDMTIHRIDFAQDLMGPMTAVCGAIAQYATREKTADGQACPPSDVDDWSALIGQFSGGAVGVFEGSTVMKGYHFGGFGREWAEVNGSEGSAVYQLTEPNTILLGKGGESLEKVDVPAEFLTPDGSPRDPSQGVPATVFRYDLVYELVSAIIEQRDAVPGFDDGASAQRIADAVLESFDNRSWVTLPSGLET, encoded by the coding sequence ATGCCCGCTCCCATTCGTTTCGGCATTATCGGTGCCGGCGCTGTTTCCGACTACCACCATGTTCCCGGCATCAAGATCGATCCTCGCGCCGAACTCGTGGCGATTTGCGACCCCAATGCCGACTTGATGCAGCAGCGTCAAACCGATTGGGGACCAACGCGGTGTACGACCGACTACAAAGAATTGGCGGCTGATCCCGATGTCGATGCGGTGATCATTGCCACCCCCAATTTCACGCACAAGGAGATTGCGCTGGCCTGTATTGCCGGGGGCAAACATGTGATGTGCGAAAAACCGTTGGGGCTGAATTTCGCCGAATCGCTGGAGATGTATCAGGCCGCCCGCGACCAAGGGGTCCGGCATATGACCGCTTTTACGTATCGGTTTGCGCCGTCGATGCGGTATTTGAAGCATCTGGTTGCGACGGGCGCGCTGGGTGTGCCGCGGCATTTTCGTAGCCAGCGTTTTCTGGATTTACCGGAAACGAGTTGGGGCTGGCGACAATCTAAAAAATTGGCCGGAGCGGGGGATCTGTTCGATATGACAATCCATCGCATCGATTTCGCACAGGACTTGATGGGGCCGATGACGGCTGTCTGCGGTGCCATTGCGCAATACGCAACGCGCGAAAAGACGGCCGATGGTCAAGCGTGTCCGCCATCGGATGTCGACGATTGGTCGGCATTGATCGGTCAATTCTCTGGAGGTGCAGTCGGTGTGTTCGAGGGAAGCACGGTGATGAAGGGCTATCACTTCGGAGGCTTCGGGCGGGAATGGGCCGAGGTGAATGGCAGTGAAGGCTCGGCCGTGTACCAACTCACTGAGCCGAATACGATTTTGCTGGGCAAGGGGGGCGAGTCGCTAGAAAAAGTCGATGTGCCTGCGGAGTTCCTCACGCCGGACGGCAGCCCCCGTGATCCCAGCCAGGGCGTACCCGCCACGGTCTTCCGGTACGATCTGGTCTACGAACTCGTCTCGGCGATCATCGAACAGCGCGATGCCGTCCCGGGATTCGATGATGGAGCCAGTGCGCAGCGGATCGCAGATGCGGTGTTGGAATCATTCGACAACCGAAGTTGGGTGACATTGCCAAGTGGATTGGAGACGTAA
- a CDS encoding CCA tRNA nucleotidyltransferase, which translates to MATWNLVAVGRVLSAVALPGRGFGLKCKAATQRVENMTTSNTRREFALYVARELHEAGYQALWAGGCVRDALLGREPSDYDVATNARPDEVRKVFGRHRTVPVGASFGVMLVTAPRSEDNVEVATFRKEGPYLDGRRPDSVQYCTPEEDARRRDFTINGMFYDPLKNEVLDFVGGQEDLRLGIVRAIGDAHHRITEDKLRMLRAVRIAATLEFTLDPATAAAIAEMATEIAVVSVERIFHELARMLVCPRRVRALESLRELGLLRMILPEIIPNLNEVDSAEHWGRTLRMLAGHSEMSFELAFAILLREVPTQQGRENDSPAARDAARAEVVEQICRRLKLSNQQTERICWLVQQQHVLRDAPQLPLHALKRLLVKPGAKELLMLNRVAAVAAEVDLTAVEFTERFYEETPADELNPPELINGGDLIAAGLSPGPGFKEILDSIRDRQLDVEITTREAALTVVNQLITGKSIEENS; encoded by the coding sequence ATGGCAACCTGGAACCTAGTGGCTGTGGGGCGTGTCTTGTCGGCTGTGGCTTTGCCCGGTCGCGGCTTCGGCCTAAAATGCAAAGCAGCCACCCAGAGAGTTGAGAATATGACCACCAGCAATACCCGCCGCGAGTTTGCCCTCTACGTTGCGCGGGAATTGCATGAAGCGGGGTACCAAGCATTGTGGGCGGGCGGGTGTGTGCGCGATGCGTTGTTGGGACGCGAACCTTCGGATTATGACGTCGCTACCAATGCGCGTCCGGACGAAGTCCGTAAAGTTTTTGGAAGGCATCGCACGGTGCCCGTGGGGGCCAGTTTTGGTGTGATGCTGGTGACGGCGCCGCGTAGCGAAGACAACGTCGAGGTCGCCACGTTTCGCAAGGAAGGCCCGTATCTCGATGGCCGTCGCCCCGATTCCGTACAATACTGCACGCCCGAAGAAGACGCCCGGCGGCGCGATTTTACCATCAACGGCATGTTCTATGATCCGCTCAAAAATGAGGTTCTAGATTTTGTGGGCGGGCAGGAGGATCTGCGGTTAGGTATCGTGCGGGCGATTGGCGACGCGCATCATCGCATCACGGAAGACAAATTGCGGATGCTCCGCGCGGTACGGATCGCAGCGACTTTAGAATTCACACTCGATCCAGCCACTGCGGCGGCGATTGCGGAGATGGCTACGGAAATCGCAGTGGTCAGCGTTGAACGCATCTTCCATGAATTAGCACGTATGCTGGTTTGCCCTCGGCGGGTGCGGGCGTTGGAATCGTTGCGCGAATTGGGGCTGCTGCGGATGATATTGCCGGAGATCATCCCCAACTTGAACGAAGTCGATTCGGCCGAGCACTGGGGCAGAACCTTGCGGATGTTAGCTGGACATTCGGAGATGTCGTTTGAGTTGGCCTTTGCCATCTTGCTGCGAGAAGTCCCCACTCAGCAGGGTCGAGAAAACGATTCTCCCGCTGCCCGCGACGCAGCGCGTGCGGAGGTGGTCGAGCAAATTTGCCGCCGCTTGAAATTATCGAACCAGCAAACTGAACGGATCTGTTGGCTGGTCCAGCAGCAACACGTTCTTCGCGATGCTCCGCAACTTCCGCTGCACGCGCTCAAACGGTTATTGGTAAAGCCGGGCGCGAAGGAATTGCTCATGCTGAACCGGGTTGCCGCCGTCGCGGCCGAGGTGGATTTGACCGCTGTCGAATTCACCGAACGCTTCTATGAGGAAACGCCCGCTGATGAACTCAATCCTCCCGAATTGATTAACGGCGGCGATTTGATTGCGGCCGGTTTGTCGCCGGGACCGGGATTCAAGGAAATTCTCGATTCGATCCGTGACCGCCAATTGGACGTTGAAATCACCACCCGCGAAGCGGCGCTTACGGTTGTGAATCAATTGATAACTGGCAAGAGCATCGAAGAGAATTCCTAA
- a CDS encoding 6-phosphofructokinase gives MKVALLTGGGDCPGLNPVIRAVVRTIHNAGGKSIGMLEGWRGAIEGNFTDLCVQDTDEIIARGGTILGSSRTNPYKDPDDPELADRLIKTFDELDVDALIAIGGDDTLGVASRLYSERKFPVVGVPKTIDNDLSCTDFTFGFDTSINIVMESVDRLRTTAESHRRVMVIETMGRHAGWIACFAGIATAADFILVPEVEVDIDEMCNILKARRAEGKSYGLIIASEGAKLPQSGMVTQDAEVDDFGHVKLGGIGDTLAEVIEERTGIETRAVTLGHLQRGGPPSAYDRVLGTRLGINAARLVLNRQYGRMVALRGMGIVDAPLSEAVGTLRTLDLEFMREAGEFFKYDADPNHTP, from the coding sequence ATGAAAGTTGCATTATTGACCGGTGGCGGCGATTGTCCCGGTCTGAACCCGGTGATTCGCGCAGTGGTTCGCACGATTCACAATGCCGGCGGAAAATCGATCGGCATGCTTGAAGGTTGGCGCGGCGCGATTGAGGGAAATTTTACAGATCTCTGCGTTCAGGACACCGATGAAATCATTGCCCGTGGCGGCACGATTCTGGGGTCTTCGCGAACGAATCCTTATAAAGATCCAGATGACCCCGAACTGGCGGATCGTTTGATCAAGACGTTTGATGAACTCGATGTGGATGCGCTCATCGCCATTGGGGGTGACGACACATTGGGTGTTGCCAGCCGGTTGTATTCGGAACGCAAGTTTCCCGTGGTTGGTGTACCTAAGACAATCGACAACGACTTGAGTTGCACCGACTTTACGTTTGGCTTTGATACGTCGATCAATATCGTGATGGAATCGGTGGACCGTTTGCGGACGACAGCCGAGTCGCATCGTCGTGTGATGGTCATCGAAACCATGGGACGCCACGCCGGGTGGATCGCCTGTTTCGCCGGAATTGCGACCGCCGCCGACTTTATTCTCGTGCCGGAAGTCGAAGTCGACATCGACGAGATGTGCAATATTCTCAAAGCGCGTCGTGCGGAAGGCAAGTCGTACGGCCTGATCATCGCCAGCGAAGGGGCCAAGTTGCCGCAAAGCGGTATGGTCACACAGGACGCCGAAGTGGATGACTTTGGTCATGTGAAACTTGGCGGGATTGGCGATACCTTGGCTGAAGTCATTGAAGAACGGACCGGAATCGAAACGCGGGCCGTCACATTGGGTCACTTGCAGCGCGGTGGTCCGCCCAGCGCCTACGACCGCGTGTTGGGGACCCGTTTGGGAATCAATGCCGCTCGGTTAGTGCTCAACCGTCAATATGGCCGCATGGTCGCCTTGCGAGGCATGGGTATTGTCGACGCCCCATTATCCGAAGCGGTGGGTACGCTCCGCACCTTGGACCTGGAATTCATGCGCGAAGCGGGAGAATTCTTCAAATACGACGCCGATCCCAACCACACTCCGTAA